The genomic DNA AGTGGCGGAAAACGTCACGAATAACGCCAGGCAGGCGACGGTTACTTTACGAAAAAAATCCATTTTTACCTCATACTTGAAGTCCACGCAAAATTGCGCCTCAAGTATATTCTTCTGCCACGCAACGAGATGAATAACGGACGCTTTTTCAGAAAAGCGCCCGGTCCGAATCCATAACGTTTAACAGAGATTATGCGGTGGTAAACCCGAGCATCATCCCCGTGTCTTCATGCTCCAGCAGGTGGCAGTGCGCCATATACGCCTGCTCTTTTGTCGCCTCGTGGTCGAATTTCACCAGCACTTCGCTGACGCCGCCTTCTACTCGTACCGTATCTTTCCAGCCCGTTCGGTGCGCCGCCGGTGACTGGCCGTTTTCTCGCAGAATACGGAACTGGGTACCGTGAATATGGAACGGATGCAGCATCATGTCGCCCTCGCCGGAAATCACCCAGCGCTCAAATTTCCCCTTTTCCGCCGCAAACATCGGCTGGTTCATATCGAAGGCTTTACCATTGATCTTATTGGCATTGTGGAAATCGAACTTGCCGCCACCGTGCTGCATGTGGCCCATATTGCCGTGGTCCATCTTCATCCCGCCATGATCCATCATACTGCCGTGATCCATCCCACTCATCGCCTGATTGCCGTACTTCTGCATCAGCGCCTGCATCCCCATCATATCGAGCATCGGGTCCATGGAGAGCTGAAGCTTACGCTCGGTGAGACCCTCCAGCGACGGCAGCGCTGGCATCGTAGCCAGCGTATCCGGCAGCGTACCGGAGCCGGGAATACCAATGGGCTGAATATGCAGCACCGGCATTGCCTTATCGAACGGCGCAACCGCCATGCCCATCTGGGTCACCGGTAACGTCAGCAGGTCGAACGGTTTACCGTCGCGCACGTCGACCAGCACCTCAAAGCGCTCACCCATCAACAGCGGCAGTTCGCTGACCTTAACCGGCTCGGCCAGCAGGCCGCCGTCGCTGGCCACCACGTATAGCGGGCGTTTATCGCTGGCGGCCAGCGTCAACGAGCGGGCGTTACAACCGTTCAGCAAACGCAAACGCAGCCAGCCGCGCGGCGGCGCATGCTGTGGGAAAGGCGCGCCGTTGGTCAGCAGCGTATCGCCAAACCAGCCAACCGCAGCGCTCATCACGTCGAGCTGATAGTCTATCTCACCGGCCGCAGTAAATTTTTTGTCCTGCATAATCACCGGCACATCATCAATGCCCCACTGCTTTGGCAGCATCAGCTTCTGGCTATCTTCATCGTCAATCAGCACCAGCCCGGCCAGCCCCATCGCCACCTGATGCCCGGTTTTTCCATGCTGGTGCGGGTGGAACCAGCAGGTCGCCGCGCGCTGGGTGGGCGTAAAGCTCACCGTGCGGCTACCGCCGGGTGGAATAATCCCCTGAGGACCGCCGTCGACGTCGCCCGGCACCTCCAGCCCATGCCAGTGCACGGTGGTCTCCTCGGGCAAGTTGTTCTGCACGTTTACCGTCACCGGTTTCCACTGTTGCAGGCGAAGGGCCGGCCCTAGCAGGTTGCCGTTATAGCCCCAGGTGGTCGCCGCTTTTCCGGCAAACTGCGTCTTCCCCGCCTGCACGGTCAGCAGGATCTGGTTATTGGCGTCGGCGGTTAACAGCGGAGGGATCGCAAGCGTTGGGCGTTCGGCGGCAAACACCGCTCGGCTCCACAGCGGCAGGGCGCTGACAACGCCGACGGCGGCGCTGAATTTGAGAAAATCACGACGATGCATCGGTACATCCTTTTCGACTTTTGCTGATTATTTGAGCTTAAGCCTTCCCCCTACGGGAAGGTCAAGCGGAAAGCTATCAATAATGCTCCCCGTCGCATGGATAAGTATGTTAACGTTGAATATCGACGATGTAAGGTAGAAGAAATGAAGACGTTTTTCCGAACGGTGCTGCTTGGATCGCTGCTGGCGATGTCCAGCTCGAGTTATGCTTTAAGCGAGTCTGAAGCGGAAGATATGGCCGATTTAACGGCGGTATTTGTGTTCCTGAAAAATGACTGTGGCTACCAAAACCTGCCTAACACGCAAATTCGTCGCGCGCTGGTGTTCTTTGCCCAGCAGAACCAGTGGGATCTCAGCAATTATGACACCTTCAATATGAAGGCGCTGGGCGAAGACAGCTACCGCGATCTCAGCGGTATCGGCATCCCAACGGCCAAAAAATGCAAAGCGCTGGCGCGTGATTCGCTGAGCCTGCTGGCCTACGTGAAGTAAGGCTCAGAGCCCGATGGCGCTACGCTTATCGGGCCTATGTTTGGCAGTGTGCCGGGTAAGCGCAGCGCCACCCGGCACGCCGTAAACGCGAATTAACGCTGTTGTACAAACTCGCGGTACGCCGCAACAACCTGCAGGAAATCTTCTACGCCGCAAAGCGAGAGGCTCTCTTCGTCGTAGTAGCTCATCCCCTCTTCCATTTCGTCGCCGGAAAACTCCAGCTGGTTCGCGCGAACCATCACTTCTTCGCCGTCCATCCATAACGTATATTCATGCCCGGCGCGCTGCCAGGAACGTTCACTGCCTTTTACGGTGCGTGCAGCCTGTTCGACTTCATCCAGTAGCGAGAGGTTATCTTTCACCTCTTCATTGAACCAGTGACCGACCACCTCGTGGCCCATCGACATACGTACTTTTACCCCTCCGGTAACGTCGCGCAGAAATTCGTAATCCATGATCTGTTCCTCTACAAAGGCAATGCGTCACCGCTGCATTGTACCTATCTGTAATTATCGCAGCAGCGGGCCAGAAAAAAAGCGCGCGAGCTAGAGGTGATGCAAATAAAAATGCGCTCACCGTCTGCTTGAGCGCATTATCATCAGCGTTCGGGCATTATTTCACCGCCGTTGCGCGCTTCAGGAAAAGAGCATCGCCGCCGAGGTAGCCAGCTCGGTATCGCCATCGCGGGCGCCGCTGACGCCAACCGCCCCCACGCTCTGCCCGTCAATCACCACCGCGACGCCGCCCTGAAGCGACGAGACGTCCGGCGTCGGCGGGAAATGAGGCCGATCGCGATGGCAGCCTGATGCCAACACGCGGGAAGGCGAGCCGAGCTGTACCGCCGCGCGGGCTTGTTCGATAGCGGCATTAATGGTCACGCCCGATGCGTTATCATCGCGCGCGAAGGCGATCAGCCCGCCGTGAATATCCACCACCGCCACGCTGACCGACTGCTGCTGCTTTACAGCCGTGACGAGAGCGTGTTTAACCATCTGACGCGCGGCAAATAGCGTCAGCTGCGGGCGCGGCCTGACCAGTTGAGAAAGGGTAATATCGGACATGGCAAACTCTCCTTCGGACAAGAAGCGAATTGAAATTATGAAGGATATTGGCCTGCCGCACGGTCAAGAAATGTTGAGGGAAGCGTAAAAAGCAGTCAGCGATATTCAGGGCGGTATGGCGATACAGGCGCGGATAAAAAAAGGCGAGTGCCGAAGCCCTCGCCTTAATATTACGCTAGCGCGGTTATACCGCGGTCTGGAAAATCACGCCATCGGCTTTCTCGGTGTACTGAGACAGCTGGTCGAAGTTCAGATAACGGTAGGTATCCACCGCCGTCTTATCTACCTGCGCGACATAGGTCTGGTACTCTTCCGGCGTCGGCAGTTTGCCGATCAGCGCCGCGACCGCCGCCAGCTCCGCAGAAGCCAGGTAGACGTTCGCCCCGGTCCCTAAACGGTTCGGGAAGTTACGGGTAGAGGTCGACACCACGGTTGAGTTGTCCGCCACGCGCGCCTGGTTACCCATGCACAGAGAGCAGCCAGGGATCTCGATACGCGCACCGCTCTTACCGAACACGCTGTAGTAACCTTCTTCGGTCAGCTGAGCTGCGTCCATACGGGTTGGCGGAGCCACCCACAGGCGGGTCGGCAGCTGGCCTTTATGGTTATCCAGCAGCTTACCGGCAGCACGGAAGTGGCCGATGTTTGTCATGCAGGAGCCGATGAACACTTCGTCAATCTTCTCGCCCTGTACGTCAGACAGCAGACGCGCGTCGTCCGGATCGTTTGGCGCGCACAGGATCGGCTCTTTAATGTCAGCCAGATCGATGTCGATCACCGCTGCGTATTCTGCATCCGCGTCAGCTTCCAGCAGTTCAGGGTTCGCCAGCCATTTTTCCATGCCCTGTACACGACGTTCCAGCGTACGACGGTCGCCGTAGCCTTCCGCGATCATCCACTTCAGCAGCACGATGTTGGAGGTCAGGTACTCAACGATTGGCTCTTTGTTCAGCTTGATGGTGCAGCCCGCAGCAGAACGTTCTGCGGAAGCATCGGTCAGCTCAAACGCCTGCTCCACTTTCAGATCCGGCAGACCTTCGATTTCCAGGATGCGGCCAGAGAAGATGTTTTTCTTACCTTTCTTCTCAACGGTCAGCAGGCCCTGGCGAATCGCATACAGCGGGATCGCATGAACCAGGTCACGCAGAGTGATACCCGGCTGCATTTTGCCTTTGAAGCGTACCAGCACGGATTCCGGCATATCCAGCGGCATGACGCCGGTGGCCGCAGCAAACGCGACCAGGCCAGAGCCCGCCGGGAAGGAGATACCGATTGGGAAACGGGTATGGGAGTCACCGCCGGTACCCACGGTATCTGGCAGCAGCATACGGTTCAGCCAGGAGTGGATAACGCCGTCACCCGGACGCAGCGAGACACCGCCACGGTTCATGATGAAGTCAGGCAGCGTGTGGTGCGTGGTCACGTCAACCGGCTTAGGATAGGCGGCAGTGTGACAGAAGGACTGCATCACCAGGTCAGAAGAGAAGCCCAGGCACGCCAGGTCTTTCAGTTCGTCGCGAGTCATTGGGCCGGTGGTATCCTGAGAACCTACGGAGGTCATCTTCGGTTCGCAGTACGCGCCCGGACGAATACCTTTCACGCCACAGGCGCGACCAACCATTTTCTGTGCCAGAGAGAAACCACGGCTGCTTTCTGCCACGTCTTTCGCCTGACGGAAGACGTCGCTGTGCGGCAGACCCAGCGCTTCGCGCGCTTTGGTGGTCAGGCCACGACCGATGATCAGCGGGATACGGCCACCGGCACGTACTTCATCGATCAGCACGTCAGTTTTCAGCTCAAAGCTTGCCAGCAGTTCGCCGGTTTCGTGGTTACGCACTTCGCCTTTAAACGGGTAAACATCAATGACGTCGCCCATGTTCAGGTTGGAAACATCGACTTCAATTGGCAGCGCGCCCGCATCTTCCATGGTGTTGAAGAAGATAGGTGCAATTTTGCCACCGAGGCACAGGCCGCCGCCGCGCTTGTTCGGCACGTGCGGAATGTCGTCGCCCATGAACCACAGCACGGAGTTGGTGGCGGATTTACGTGAAGAACCGGTACCGACAACGTCACCCACATACGCCAGCGGGAAACCTTTCTTCTGCAATTCTTCGATCTGTTTGATCGGCCCCACTGCGCCCGGCTGATCCGGGTTAATGCCTTCGCGGGCGTTTTTCAGCATCGCCAGCGCGTGCAGCGGGATATCCGGACGAGACCATGCGTCAGGTGCCGGAGACAGATCATCGGTGTTGGTTTCACCCGTCACTTTAAAGACGGTCACGGTGATTTTTTCAGCCAGCGCTGGGCGGTTCAGGAACCACTCGGCATCGGCCCAGGACTGAATAACCTGTTTAGCATAGACGTTGCCCGCTTTGGCTTTTTCTTCAACGTCATAGAAGTTGTCGAACATCAGCAGCGTGTGCGACAGCGCTTTAGCGGCAATCGGGGCCAGCTTAGCATCGTCAAGCGCATCAATCAGCGGGTGAATGTTGTAGCCGCCCTGCATGGTGCCGAGCAGTTCGATGGCTTTTTCTGGGGTAACCAGCGGGGAAGTGGCTTCGCCTTTCGCAACGGCGGCGAGGAAACCCGCTTTTACGTAGGCGGCTTCGTCAACGCCCGGCGGCACGCGATTGATTAACAGGTCTAACAGGAATTCTTCTTCGCCAGCAGGCGGGTTCTTCAGCAGCTCAACCAGCCCGGCCATTTGGGTTGCATCTAAGGGTTTGGCAACAATCCCAATGGCTGCACGCTCAGCTACGTGCTCACGGTATTCTTTTAGCACGACGGTATCTCCTCGCTCTCATTGTCATATGCGGTCGGCGATCTCTTCACGCTCCTGTGAGACAGCAGTTTGTAGGGTAAAAGCCCGGTACCGCGAGGGCCAGCATAGCAGGATTTCCGGGGACTGTTAATCCGTTTACAAAAAAGCAACATTAAATATTTGCTGAATCGTTAATGTTGATATAAGAGAGCAGAAAATCACGCATTTGAATGGGAAAAAACCATCTGTTAGCAGCCGTGTTAGATATTTTGTTATTAAAATATTACTTATACGTGACAACCACTTCAGGCCATAAATGTGCACAGGTGTAAGCTCCTGTCACAATTTCCCCGCATTGGCAGAAATCCCTACTTTAATCAAAAAACAAACAGCAGTCTCATTATACTCGCGGCATATTCGCTCCCTCACCCGGACTGCGTCGTTCCCTGGAGACTCACCATGAACTTGCCTTTTAAGCCCCACTATATTGCGCTGGTGTGCAGCGCCGGGCTGCTGGCGGCCGCCGGTACGCTGTATGTCAAAAGCCGCGAGCCCGCCGCGCCGGAAGCCACACCTGCACCGGTCGTTGCTACGGCATCGCCGGCCACTGCGGCACCCACCTACACCGCCGCGCAAATCACCCAGTGGGTAGCGCCCATCGCGCTCTACCCTGACCCGCTGCTCTCACAGGTGCTGATGGCCGCCACCTACCCTGACAGCGTGTCCCAGGCGGTACAATGGTCAAAAGATCATCCCGGCCAGCAGGGCGATGCTGCGGTAAAAGCCGTTTCCGGGCAACCCTGGGACGTGAGCGTCAAGTCGCTGGTCGCCTTCCCGCAGCTGACGGGCATGATGGGTGAAGATCCCCAGTGGGTCACCAACCTCGGTAACGCTTTCCTGGCGCAACCGCAGGATGTGATGGATGCGGTGCAACAGCTCCGCCAGTTGGCACAGCAAACCGGTTCGCTGAAGTCGACGACGCAGCAAACGGTGACCGCCAGTAAACGTCCAACCCCTTCAGCCTCGGGAACGACGCACGCCGCCAGCAGCGCGCCAACGGTGATTAAGATTGAGCCAGCCAATCCGCAGGTCGTGTACGTGCCAAACTATAACCCGACGGTGGTTTACGGCAGCAGTTGGCCTTATACCGCCGCCCCACCGGTGTATCTGCCACCGCCCCCGGGGGAGCAGTTTGCCGACAGCTTTGTGCGCGGTTTTGGTTACAGCCTTGGCGTGGCAACCACCTACGCGATTTTCAGCAATATTGACTGGGATGATGACGATCGCCACCGCGATGACGATCATTACGATCACGGCGGCTACCAACATAATGGCGATAACATTAATATTAATGTAAATAATTTCAATAAAATAACGGGAAACAACCTGAGCGGTGAAACCCGCAACTGGCAGCATAATCCGGCCTACCGCGGTAATACACCTTATCCGAATAATACGGTAGCCAATCAGTTCCATCAGACCAACGTTGCCGGCGGCCTCAGCGCCACCCAGCACGCGGCACCCGATCGCGATACGCAGCGTCAGGCGGCGATACAGCAGCTCAATCAGCGTACTCATAGCAGCAGCAACGTACCGGACGCCACCGGCGCTCGAGATGCCCAACGTCGCGCCGCATCGCAGCAGCTTAACCATACCGTACAGCGCAGTAATTTCCGTGGCTATGACACCCCGGCCAGCCACACTGCAACGCGGAATTCGCCACCGCGCGGGAACGCGCAGCGCATCCCGTCATCGCATCCGCAACTGAGCGATACGCAGCGGCAAACGCTGCAAGCGCGTCGTGATGCCACGCACAGCAACGCATTCAGCGGCAATGAGAGTCGGGCCCCTTCCTGGCAATCGCAACAGTTACGCGGGCTGGAGAGCCGTCGCGCTTCCGGCCTCGGCGGCGAGCAGCATAGCAGTGGCCTTGCTGAGCACCATGAGTTCCGTCGACGCTAAAGGATAACAAGATGAAAAAGCAGATACAGATAGCGCTGCTGGCGCTGGCGATGTCGCCGCTGATGGCATGGGCACAGCAGACGTTTTCCAACCCGGATCAAGCCGCCAGCGCGCTGGTTGAAGCGGTCTCCAGCAAAGACGACAGCGCCCTGAATCGCCTTTTTGGCGATAACTGGCAGCAGTTTTTACCGCCCGACGGCATAGACCAGGACGCCGTCGCCCGCTTTCTGCGCGACTGGCAGCTCGGCCACCGGATTGTCATGCAAA from Klebsiella sp. WP3-W18-ESBL-02 includes the following:
- a CDS encoding YacC family pilotin-like protein, translated to MKTFFRTVLLGSLLAMSSSSYALSESEAEDMADLTAVFVFLKNDCGYQNLPNTQIRRALVFFAQQNQWDLSNYDTFNMKALGEDSYRDLSGIGIPTAKKCKALARDSLSLLAYVK
- a CDS encoding DUF3300 domain-containing protein, whose translation is MNLPFKPHYIALVCSAGLLAAAGTLYVKSREPAAPEATPAPVVATASPATAAPTYTAAQITQWVAPIALYPDPLLSQVLMAATYPDSVSQAVQWSKDHPGQQGDAAVKAVSGQPWDVSVKSLVAFPQLTGMMGEDPQWVTNLGNAFLAQPQDVMDAVQQLRQLAQQTGSLKSTTQQTVTASKRPTPSASGTTHAASSAPTVIKIEPANPQVVYVPNYNPTVVYGSSWPYTAAPPVYLPPPPGEQFADSFVRGFGYSLGVATTYAIFSNIDWDDDDRHRDDDHYDHGGYQHNGDNININVNNFNKITGNNLSGETRNWQHNPAYRGNTPYPNNTVANQFHQTNVAGGLSATQHAAPDRDTQRQAAIQQLNQRTHSSSNVPDATGARDAQRRAASQQLNHTVQRSNFRGYDTPASHTATRNSPPRGNAQRIPSSHPQLSDTQRQTLQARRDATHSNAFSGNESRAPSWQSQQLRGLESRRASGLGGEQHSSGLAEHHEFRRR
- the yacL gene encoding protein YacL, giving the protein MDYEFLRDVTGGVKVRMSMGHEVVGHWFNEEVKDNLSLLDEVEQAARTVKGSERSWQRAGHEYTLWMDGEEVMVRANQLEFSGDEMEEGMSYYDEESLSLCGVEDFLQVVAAYREFVQQR
- the cueO gene encoding multicopper oxidase CueO; protein product: MHRRDFLKFSAAVGVVSALPLWSRAVFAAERPTLAIPPLLTADANNQILLTVQAGKTQFAGKAATTWGYNGNLLGPALRLQQWKPVTVNVQNNLPEETTVHWHGLEVPGDVDGGPQGIIPPGGSRTVSFTPTQRAATCWFHPHQHGKTGHQVAMGLAGLVLIDDEDSQKLMLPKQWGIDDVPVIMQDKKFTAAGEIDYQLDVMSAAVGWFGDTLLTNGAPFPQHAPPRGWLRLRLLNGCNARSLTLAASDKRPLYVVASDGGLLAEPVKVSELPLLMGERFEVLVDVRDGKPFDLLTLPVTQMGMAVAPFDKAMPVLHIQPIGIPGSGTLPDTLATMPALPSLEGLTERKLQLSMDPMLDMMGMQALMQKYGNQAMSGMDHGSMMDHGGMKMDHGNMGHMQHGGGKFDFHNANKINGKAFDMNQPMFAAEKGKFERWVISGEGDMMLHPFHIHGTQFRILRENGQSPAAHRTGWKDTVRVEGGVSEVLVKFDHEATKEQAYMAHCHLLEHEDTGMMLGFTTA
- a CDS encoding GlcG/HbpS family heme-binding protein, which gives rise to MSDITLSQLVRPRPQLTLFAARQMVKHALVTAVKQQQSVSVAVVDIHGGLIAFARDDNASGVTINAAIEQARAAVQLGSPSRVLASGCHRDRPHFPPTPDVSSLQGGVAVVIDGQSVGAVGVSGARDGDTELATSAAMLFS
- the acnB gene encoding bifunctional aconitate hydratase 2/2-methylisocitrate dehydratase encodes the protein MLKEYREHVAERAAIGIVAKPLDATQMAGLVELLKNPPAGEEEFLLDLLINRVPPGVDEAAYVKAGFLAAVAKGEATSPLVTPEKAIELLGTMQGGYNIHPLIDALDDAKLAPIAAKALSHTLLMFDNFYDVEEKAKAGNVYAKQVIQSWADAEWFLNRPALAEKITVTVFKVTGETNTDDLSPAPDAWSRPDIPLHALAMLKNAREGINPDQPGAVGPIKQIEELQKKGFPLAYVGDVVGTGSSRKSATNSVLWFMGDDIPHVPNKRGGGLCLGGKIAPIFFNTMEDAGALPIEVDVSNLNMGDVIDVYPFKGEVRNHETGELLASFELKTDVLIDEVRAGGRIPLIIGRGLTTKAREALGLPHSDVFRQAKDVAESSRGFSLAQKMVGRACGVKGIRPGAYCEPKMTSVGSQDTTGPMTRDELKDLACLGFSSDLVMQSFCHTAAYPKPVDVTTHHTLPDFIMNRGGVSLRPGDGVIHSWLNRMLLPDTVGTGGDSHTRFPIGISFPAGSGLVAFAAATGVMPLDMPESVLVRFKGKMQPGITLRDLVHAIPLYAIRQGLLTVEKKGKKNIFSGRILEIEGLPDLKVEQAFELTDASAERSAAGCTIKLNKEPIVEYLTSNIVLLKWMIAEGYGDRRTLERRVQGMEKWLANPELLEADADAEYAAVIDIDLADIKEPILCAPNDPDDARLLSDVQGEKIDEVFIGSCMTNIGHFRAAGKLLDNHKGQLPTRLWVAPPTRMDAAQLTEEGYYSVFGKSGARIEIPGCSLCMGNQARVADNSTVVSTSTRNFPNRLGTGANVYLASAELAAVAALIGKLPTPEEYQTYVAQVDKTAVDTYRYLNFDQLSQYTEKADGVIFQTAV